The Gossypium hirsutum isolate 1008001.06 chromosome D06, Gossypium_hirsutum_v2.1, whole genome shotgun sequence genome contains the following window.
atataatttaataaaattcttaataattaatattcttatattaatttactgaaatcataatatatgatactgtaaaatataaattaacataattattattaaatatattttaattaaaatatataatttaatgaaattcttaataattaatattcttatattaatttactcaaatcataatatatgatactgtaaaatataaattaacataattattattaaatataatttaataaaaatatataatttagtaaaattcttaatattaaatattcttatatgaattttctaaaatcataatatataatactataaaatataatttaacataattattattaaatataatttaataaaaatatataatttaataaaattcttaatattaaatattcttatatgaattttctaaaatcataatatatataatactacaATACTTACAAATTCTATTAATCTGGtcctaactttaaaaaattcaataaacttaaccttcaattttacatattatataaatttaaccattattcttaaaattcaaaaataaaaattaaaaaactaaaaaatttaaacatttatttttcgataaaaatacatacaaaattctaaaaatatttataaataaatgaatatctatttttctcattttttaacatgacatttatttattagaataataaatttataaataaaacaatttaaggagaaaaagcaatgaaaaagaattagacaaatttaaaaaaatattaaacattaactTGGCTGGATCTTGTACAAGGAAAACAAAGCCATTAACTTGGCAACCATACATCTGAAATAAGCAtatgaaattgaagttcaaaataatcaaagaaaatgaagcttCAAAATGTGTGACATTGAACACATAATCAATTACAGAAAAGTTGCTATGTTTTGGCACTAAAAGCAACCGCAAGCCACAACTACCAGCATGTCAAGGATTAAATTTGTTTTGGCACCAAAAGTAAACCACAAGTCACAAGAACCAGCATGTCAAGGATTGAATTTGTTTGGGCACTAAAAGCAACCGCAATCACAAGCCACAAGTACCAGTCCAACCCCTTAACCTACAGCTTAATTGCAGAAACCTTATGAGCCCTCAAACTGATATATATTGCCGAATCTTGGTAAGAAGAAGCAAAGGAGAGAAAAGGGGTTTTCCaggaatgaaagaaaatgaaaatgaataccTTGAAAACGGCATAATTAGAAAACAACATGCTCAGTTAGTAAGCAATAAAGAATATTTAGTTTAAATGACAGGAAGGAAGTCTAATTCATTATGCACTCCTTTGTGCTAATAGGAACCATTTCATAGTCGAGCATACGAACAATCAGAAACAGAAACTTATATAATATCCAAGGCAACACCAATGTTCGTGAAGAGAATTCAGAATTACGAACAACCAAAAACAAAACTTGAAAATAACCTACATAAAAGCGTTCAatggtatattttatatttactccAGGCTAATGTTATTTTCTCCAccaattttaaaaacattgaGCATGACTAACTATCCACAGAAGCAAGTAAGAAAACGAAATTCTAAATTCCACAAAAGAAACCAACTACTGCAAAACTTGAGAGCATCAGGAATAACCATTCTCTTGTCTTGTCATATGGTGCAAGAATCCCCTCATAAGCCTTCAATTCACACCAGCGAAAGCTGCCACCCCATGCTTAGTCTTTGCAAGGAATCATCCTGCAATCAAAGAAAATATCAATTACCATAAGGACAGTCAAAATGAAGCCCAGTTATATACTCCATAGCATTTATGTCCTATGGTTCAGAAGTTCTCCAGTTTTCTCAAGATTATGAATCAGCCTTCATTTCTAAAGCATGAATATTCATCTTCATTTCTAAAGATGAATATCCATAGCATTTACTTGTGTACCAATACAAGCTTGCAGCTTGTTCATATCCAtacttaataataacaataatagttaAAAAACATATGCTTTCTGGTTATTTAGCATGAAAATCCTAAAAAACAGAGACAAAACTATATGAGTTGCAGAATATTTGACCTGTTCCTTCTTATGCCTTCTTTAACAACCATTGTCCAACTCGACAAGCTCACCATCCTTGAGCTTTTTTCCAATGAATTTGAAGGCCCCATCCTGAAAGacataggccagctttccaagtTGGAACAGCTGCCGCTTCACATCAACAACTTCACTGGTTATCTGCCACCATCTCTCATGAGCTGCACCAATCTTGTCACTTTGAACTTGCGGGTTAACCATCTAGAAGGGGACCTCTCAGCCTTCAATTTCTCCACCCTACAACACCTTAACACTCTTGACCTTGGCAACAATAACTTTACAAGTACCTTGCCTTTAAGTCTTTATTCTTGCAAGTCATTAACTGCTGTAAGATTGGCTAGTAACCAGCTAGAGGGACAGATATCACCTGCCATACTTACTCTGCGATCTTTATCATTCCTTTCAATTTCTACTAATAAACTAACCAATGTTACCGGGGCAATAAGGATTTTGAAGGAAGTCAAGAACCTTACTACTTTCATCCTCACTAAGAACTTCATGAATGAAGCAATACCCaatgatgaaaatatatatacCTTTGAAAGACTcggtttatatatatacttttgaaaAACATAAGACCTTTAGCATAATCCTAAATACTCTAACGGGATTTTTCATCATATAAACTATCaaagttatgttacttgctaacttccagagaaacaaagaaatggGTAATTTTCTTTTTGACAGAAAGCCCATTTCTGTAATAGAAAAATGGAGTTGAAAAATAAGTTTTAACAACTTCAGTGGTATAGGAAAtgatctttttcttttgttaatttaTCAAACATGTGGAATGCAAAATGATAAGTAAACAAAAAACATTacaaaaagaaaatggaactccAAAAACACTTAGGAAATTAGATAGCCAAACCACAAACACCAAACAATTAGAACTTAGAAATTTCTTCAAACACCATGCAAACCACACCTAAATCGAGCAAAACATGTTCAAAGGTCCTCCAAGATTTATGTTGACTTTATTTTTCATAAGAAACCCATGTTTTCTCTTCCTCGATGGATTAATCATTGCTtcattaattcaaataaaaaatcaaaagtcATCTCCAATTTCAATCAAAACATAAACCAAATTTCACACGAAACCAACAAGATAAAAGAGACAATACATAGATATACAAAAAATTTATATcgatccaaaaaaaaaacaccagCAAGATTACCATAACGAAGTTTTTACGAGAAGTATGGAGCAACTTTCTTATTTCTTCCCTTAAACTTGTCAAATTTCAAAGAAGCGAGCAACAGGTTTGTGATGTAAATCACTAATCACCtgcaatagaaaaacaaaatgaatgaatgaatgagcGAGTAAGAGAGAGAGCGAACGAATGGAAAAAAAGAATAAGCTAATTAAAGAGATGAAGCTTGATGAGGGCAAAAAAAGATTACCTCCCTTCCCGCTACTGTTTTTCAGTCGCTGCAAGAACTGGAAGAATGGTGAAGCCCTTTGGCTGTCAGCATACTTTTGGCCGGAAGAAGATGAAGGCGAATCGATTTGGCTGGAAGAAGATGTGAAAACGTGAAGGTGAATCGATTTGGCTTGATTTGAGGATATGAAATCGATGAGAATTTTTTTGGGAGAAGAAGGCAGGCTATTTTGGTCtcaaaattaaagaagaaaacgaTGAATAGCCATTACAAACTAAAACCCAGGAATCCCTATTACAGCTGCTGAGGGAATAGGTAAGGAATAGCAAAACCTCCGATTCGGTAAACGGTGAACCAAACGACGTATTGGGTGGGGCCACCGAATCggggtgtaatggattagccattacacccaaccaaacatggtgtaaatCTTAACAAACAGGgaaagcgcttccttgaggaagcgttttcctaCTTTATCTCCTGacaacgcgctgacgtggatgcgtTTTTGGGGGAAATAGTCCATTTCGGCAATTAATTCAGGATTTGGCCCATTTCggcaattttaaaaataaaggggCTTTTATTGGTTATTTGACCGTTACTTTGTATCTAttcctattatttattataaaattttaaaagtttttgagaaaaaatatagaattaatagAAATTTATTATGAaagttaaatgaaaataaaattatttcagaaaaaagCTTATaatgaaagtttaaaattttgagaaattagctgattgagtcttaacttgattggtaTCGACATTATTATCAATGCAGGAGAATATAAGATCAAGTGCGCTGAAGtaaattatccttttatttatggtTTAAAGAGAGATTATATGTAGTTCTAGGACATACGtaaaaaaagcaaatataatcaaaacttgtaatgaaattgttaaattttaaaattatgagaaATTGAAATAGAGTATTAATgagaatttaatcaaattaaaataaaatattgtcaAAATTTGCTTAATTGAAAATGTCTATTTGATCcttattaatatttcaaaaattcaaaactaCCCTATTAGATTGTAAAGACTCGTATAGATGTTACATGGACTAGATTGTCCATGTAAGTATGATATATGACACAtatgattaaattgattaaacaaattaaatacgGCTATGACCCAAAAACATACCCAATACAACAACTCACGATTTTAGACATTGAAAACCATAAACATACTAGATGCAAAACGAGACATAACATAGCAGAATGTTAGATACaggattaaatataaattatgagaGCTGATAGAGCTCCTTTTTCTGAAAGTAGGCAACCGCATTCCACTGCAACAGATTATTAGCAAATCCTACTTGAAAACCTTGTTCATTAGCGTAATTGAGCGCAGCTGCCCACTTTTTCAATGTACCCCAATCCAAATCCTCAAGTGACATATCTTCCATCTCTTTAATTACAGCGCAGACCAGAATTTGTATTCTGGTATGAGAAAACTCAGTAGCTTTTCCACGAGCATCTTCTATTCGGATCCCAATAGATTTGAGGTAGTCTGGAACTTTCCCCCAGGCAGTGTTTGCTAATGCATCTTCTAAGCCTTGAAAATCTTTGTACTCCACTTTGTTGTTGTCGTTGTTGTAAAGTTGGTTTATGAAATGAACAAATTTAGACTCAAAAGAGATGCAACTTCCACGATCTTGAGCACGAGCGCACGCCAAAAAAACCTAAGAcaacaaacacacacaaaaatttACTGTATAAATTATGAGAACGACGAGTAGGATTGAGATTTAACATGACGAATTTGAACAATATAAAAGATATGAATTTACTAATATGCATTGAACAAATTTATGAATTTGATACATTTATAAGTGTTCTATCATATAGCCTATACCCTCCATGCTCTCAAACGCTAGTTAGACCGAGTGATGTTCAATGTGGTGTATGTGTGCTCTATCAGATACCTTATACCATCCATGTTCTCAAATGCTAGTTAGGCCAGCTGATGTTCAATacagtatgtatatatattatacctCTTTTCTCGGAGTCTTCACATTTAATCCAGAAatttaagagagaaaaaaataaatgattgTGAAGGAGAGATGAAAACAAGGGCAAGTTTAAGAATTACTTGAGATATTGAGACCTACTGTAAGAAGCCCAGTTGGTAAACTTGCTTTTTCCGAGTCCGGAAAAGCCATGTTTGAAAGTTAAAATTGGAGATTTGGATGATGAAATCAAACTTAGGGCTAGTTTAGCAATGTTTTTTTCTCAAAAGTGCTTTTTGTACCAAAAAGTGTTTCTAAAAAGCAATGCTAAACTGACCCTTGGTAATTCGATTTGTAAATATTAGCCTACCTCATTTTGCTCAGTTGGTAAACTCACATTTTCCGAATCCTGAAAAAGCAAGTTAGAAAATTAAATTGGAGATTTAGATCATGAAATCAAACTTAGTAATTAGATTCGTAAACATTAGATTACCTCAGATAGTTGTAGGTCTAATTTTTCGTATAGCAAATTTTGCTTTAACTCATATGTTTCAAGGaattttttcatcatcttatatTCTGCCAAATGGCTATCCTTGAACTTGCCATCGTTAGTCTTGATATTTTGGGTATTGACTAGGGGTAATGTCTTCTCCCTATGATCTAACCATAATATAGATTTCATATCTGCCTCCTGGTCCTTCATTTCACCAAATATGCACACAAAACAAGTATTAAGAAACAAAATATTCTGTGTTAGATTGGAGACAAACGTTCCATAGAGAAAAGGTACTATAGGGTCAGGATAAACCGTGCTTTATAAAGCAAGGTCCAATCCTTGCAAGTCAGTCAATGAGGGATCTTTTTTACCTTCAACATGTATGTATAATAAATAGCAATAATGCGAATTGAATATGAACTACTAAATTCAATTATGACACTTACGGTAATTTTCTCTGTAAATCCTGTCCATGAGAGTTTCGATCCGTTCCAATACAGATCTGGAATAACTACGCTCTTCTGGAAAGTGATGCTCTTCTTTCATTTCAGTAGGATCCGTACTGTTGCTTCTGCCAGTTATCTTGTACGTATCAGaggaatttaaataaaatcagaTAAAATAATTGAACAAAAACAACAacatatttttcccaattcagaacAAGGCATCCGAATGTTCTTTCAAACAACAGatatataaaactaataaaaCGAAACGCTTACAAAGACGTATACTCAGAGGATGTGATCGTAGATTCCTCAGCCAAATCTGGAGCCccttaattttgagattttggtgTTTATTTTCAAGGTTTTACTGTTTGAAGTTTTATCGATAGGAAAGGAAATTTAGCAAATAAAAGCAAAATCAAAACAAGacataatgaaatgataaattcAGCCGTGAACCCAGGGTTCGAATAacagttgaaaaaaaaattcagccGTGCTTACCGATTTGATGTGTCTACAGCGGCGAAGAGGAGAGAAGGGGCAACTACCAAAGAGTAAAGCGGATGAAACCAAGAAAGTCGTCGGtgagaattttattaaaaaaaaaaaggaatgggCAAGTGCCATTAAAGAAAGCTCGAGAAAAAGAGAAGATCGAGATTGCAAGCTCTGCTACGCAATTTTTGGGGCGAGAAAAAGAGGGTAGGGATATTAGATGTAGGTGAAAATTTGTAGAGGTTAAATTCCAtgtttagtcacttatgtttgctTAGAATtacattttggtcattcaactttaaaaatttgTTATATCATGGCCACTAACGTTTTTGATTTATTATGTTATGGAGACCCTGTCTTTAGCTTAATGAGAGTTAAAAAGTTGAGTGACCATGACATAATAAATCCATGATATTTGTAATCATCATAAGCTAAATTATTGCATCAAAACAATTAATGTGGAATTAAAAGAAGAGGACTAAACTTCAAAGCTTCAAAGAGCACAGGATCTGACTTAAAAATTAAACCATGTTTTAAACCCTAATTTCTAAAACCCTTCTGTCCCTCCCCCAAAAAACAAAGTTGTAATCGGTGTCCCCAATTTGCAATTTGAGATCTCATTTCCTTTAGTAAAGTAAATGTGAGAGAAGCTTTGCCATTTGAGGTTCATAGAGAGCAATGGAGGTGGATGGGGAAGACGGACGCACGCAGAACCAGTTGAGGCCTCTTGCTTGTTCTCATAACATTCTCTATCGTGCTCATGGCTCCGCCAGTTGGTCTCTAAGGTACTTCCTTTTAGCAAACTTTTTTACTTTGGGAAAATATCATCATAATTTCGActataaatttgtttatttttgtttgttaatttttatttaggTGACACCAAAGTACTTGCCGCCGTTTATGGACCGAAAGTTGGAACTAAAAAGAACGAGAACTCTGAGAAAGCAAACAGGACAAATAGATAATTTACTAAAATCCCATTTAATGCGGATGAGGCCTTGGCTTAATGGTAATAAGGAGGCTCTCGAGTTCAAATTTCATCATGTGTGGGAATGGTTCAGATATTCTGGTTTGCCAGTTCGAGTTCAGTTAGTTATTCGGTGTTTGACGAGTAATGATTGATTCTGATGTAATTGGGTGGTATCTTATCATATAATTATTCCTCCGTTTGAAGTTTGGGAAATTTATCGAAATGTGTCTGTTGGTGCTTAGGGAAGCTGGAAGAGGAATATGAAATGATATTAAAGAGAACACTGCAGAGCATTTGTCTTTTGACTATTAATCCGAATACAACAACTTCAATCATAATTCAGGTGATTCTATTCGATTTACCCACTTCAAGAATTACGTTTTCTTTATAGCTGAATTGTTAGTAAATTTGGATTTTATGTACTTTTCTGTCGCAGGTTATCGATGATGATGGTGCTGTATCCTTTAGGATTCTTTTAGAGCCTCATTTTATTGTTCCCTGGGTTTCATTTACCTGAAGAGTAAACTTCCAATGTAAATCCTTGATATTACCTCGTACAGCTTTTGTCATGTGCTATAAATGCAGCATGTGTGGCCCTTGTAGATGCAGGGATTCCTACGGAGCATCTTGCTGGTTAGCAATGGAAACATATGGCCATTTTCGTGTTGTGTAAATAATTAGTACTTAAGTCATTTCTTGCTATCTTATGCTGGATGTTGCAGTTGCAATCTGCTGCTGTGTGGCCAAGAGTGGATGTGTTATATTGGATCCCACCAGACTAGAAGAGCAGATTATTATAGAATTCCCTTTGTTGATCTATTATATTCACGATACTTGGTGCCGTAAGCTATAATTTGACTGTAGTAGCTTTCGTCTGGGTTTAACTCCTATCTTTTTGATTTCATAATAGCAGAAAATGAAGGCATTTGCATATTTAGCCTTCCTAAACTGTGTCCATTCAGTCCTTCCTGAGGGATCATCAAGCGTGCAAGGCGAACCCATAGAACACGGGATTGTTACATCTGTTACTAATGGTATTATGTCAGGTAATGCTCTATTGGTCTTATCATATCAAAATTATTTTGCTTTGTGCTGTGGAGACATATATAATTGTCAAAAACGTAATGTCTTTCTAGATTTAGTGTAGTTGTCATGTAGATGGTTTCATTTTTCATCAGTTACCACTGTCAACTAAGAACTTGATAGATGGGATTATGGTATCGTAACAATTGTAATGTTCTTGTTTCTTTTACAATCTTGTCTCCATATTTCTTTCTAACAGATTCTTAATCAAATGCTTGTCCCAGAGGACAATTATTTTTACAGCCTAGAACGGGGACGTGCTGCAAGTGTTAGAGTTGTCCGAGTTTCTCAGGAGGAACTTGCAACAGCACTCAATTGATTCGTCTAAAGCCAGATGATATTAGTGAGATTCTCACACAGTTATAGAGTATGCAATGCTTCATGtgatttcatgtgatattgaatatttaaatagCCATTGTTTGCCTTTGATTTCTAGCTCTCACTTCTACGTGCATCATTGCCATCATGACCAAATTGTATTAGAAATTGGTGTTAAGAATATAGTTGTCTGTCCTGATTCTGTTATGttatgataaaagaaaaaagtcaaattttgctattagtcacTATACTAAGtgtaagttgtagatttagtccttatactttaatttgttcggtcaattttagtctttgtacttttctAATTGGTCAAATTTAGTTCGTttacatttttcaaaatttgaaattccaGTTCTAACCCAAGTAGTAGCAGTAGATCTGTTTAGTTAAATTTTGCTATGtgtaaagttgtagatttagttcatGTTCTTCAACTGAatcatttttagtatttatatttttttaattttgaaatttcagacTTTAACATAAATAATAGTAGTTAAGTCGGTTAGCTAGGTTGTTTTTTAGTATTATGTAGAAATAATAAGTTGACATGACATGTTTGTTGTTTCGGATTTTAGAAGTAAcagaacttaatgaatttaacaattactGTTTGATCAAGGctaaaatttcagattttaaaGGACCAAATCCAAAAGGATTGGGTAAGCATCTGTCTGGTTTCTAGGAATAAGCCAAATAGGAAGAATGTAAGGGATCATGTTTTTATTGAGATTTGTCACTGTTGGATCCTAAACTTATTTTGTTGGTTGCTATTATTTTTCGTGGGTTTTTCTATAGAATGATTGAAATTTAGTCTTCAATCGCAGTCCttgttttttatttacaaaagatGTCAGcaatataataatagaaaaaaaaggtaaactataaaaatagtaatttgtgtatggtttaaattatgttttggccgttaaaatttaatttattataaaatgatcactaatgttattgttttgtaacattttaatcattATAACGTTACCAGCCGTTAGAAGTGTCATGGTCACGGAAATCGCATAATTaaacacatttttttaaaaaaaaatttacctttatatatatttactttatttcatttttctttatttttcttccattttttttcttattctttcctttcttatttcttttcctTCATTCTTTTCTCCCTTAGAAAACTCTAGCCGTCGCGGTCGCTGCCTCCTTACTCTGACAATGACCACTGTTAAAGCTCTCCTTAGCTTCTTGTTCTCACTCTTTCAATTTTTCTTGCTTGAAAATGACTCAAAAACTTTTTCGAAAACTCTCTTTTGTAACCGAGCGTCTTCTTCCTCCAACCTTCAAATGCGACTGTTGATTAGTCTGATTTTCTAGTATGTTGTTCTCC
Protein-coding sequences here:
- the LOC107901537 gene encoding uncharacterized protein isoform X2, which encodes MKSILWLDHREKTLPLVNTQNIKTNDGKFKDSHLAEYKMMKKFLETYELKQNLLYEKLDLQLSEDSENVSLPTEQNEVFLACARAQDRGSCISFESKFVHFINQLYNNDNNKVEYKDFQGLEDALANTAWGKVPDYLKSIGIRIEDARGKATEFSHTRIQILVCAVIKEMEDMSLEDLDWGTLKKWAAALNYANEQGFQVGFANNLLQWNAVAYFQKKELYQLS
- the LOC107901537 gene encoding uncharacterized protein isoform X1, with product MKDQEADMKSILWLDHREKTLPLVNTQNIKTNDGKFKDSHLAEYKMMKKFLETYELKQNLLYEKLDLQLSEDSENVSLPTEQNEVFLACARAQDRGSCISFESKFVHFINQLYNNDNNKVEYKDFQGLEDALANTAWGKVPDYLKSIGIRIEDARGKATEFSHTRIQILVCAVIKEMEDMSLEDLDWGTLKKWAAALNYANEQGFQVGFANNLLQWNAVAYFQKKELYQLS
- the LOC107901538 gene encoding exosome complex exonuclease RRP46 homolog isoform X6, yielding MDRKLELKRTRTLRKQTGQIDNLLKSHLMRMRPWLNGKLEEEYEMILKRTLQSICLLTINPNTTTSIIIQVIDDDGALLSCAINAACVALVDAGIPTEHLAENEGICIFSLPKLCPFSPS
- the LOC107901538 gene encoding exosome complex exonuclease RRP46 homolog isoform X3; its protein translation is MDRKLELKRTRTLRKQTGQIDNLLKSHLMRMRPWLNGKLEEEYEMILKRTLQSICLLTINPNTTTSIIIQVIDDDGALLSCAINAACVALVDAGIPTEHLAVAICCCVAKSGCVILDPTRLEEQIIIEFPLLIYYIHDTWCRKL
- the LOC107901538 gene encoding exosome complex component ski6 isoform X2 produces the protein MDRKLELKRTRTLRKQTGQIDNLLKSHLMRMRPWLNGNKEALEFKFHHVWEWFRYSGLPVRVQLVIRCLTRKLEEEYEMILKRTLQSICLLTINPNTTTSIIIQVIDDDGALLSCAINAACVALVDAGIPTEHLAENEGICIFSLPKLCPFSPS
- the LOC107901538 gene encoding exosome complex exonuclease RRP46 homolog isoform X1 encodes the protein MDRKLELKRTRTLRKQTGQIDNLLKSHLMRMRPWLNGNKEALEFKFHHVWEWFRYSGLPVRVQLVIRCLTRKLEEEYEMILKRTLQSICLLTINPNTTTSIIIQVIDDDGALLSCAINAACVALVDAGIPTEHLAVAICCCVAKSGCVILDPTRLEEQIIIEFPLLIYYIHDTWCRKL
- the LOC107901538 gene encoding exosome complex exonuclease RRP46 homolog isoform X5, whose protein sequence is MLEEEYEMILKRTLQSICLLTINPNTTTSIIIQVIDDDGALLSCAINAACVALVDAGIPTEHLAVAICCCVAKSGCVILDPTRLEEQIIIEFPLLIYYIHDTWCRKL
- the LOC107901538 gene encoding exosome complex exonuclease RRP46 homolog isoform X4, with the translated sequence MIDSDLEEEYEMILKRTLQSICLLTINPNTTTSIIIQVIDDDGALLSCAINAACVALVDAGIPTEHLAVAICCCVAKSGCVILDPTRLEEQIIIEFPLLIYYIHDTWCRKL